A single genomic interval of Isorropodon fossajaponicum endosymbiont JTNG4 harbors:
- a CDS encoding tRNA threonylcarbamoyladenosine dehydratase: protein MSGSCARTEILLGQQGLARLAESHVLIVGLGGVGGVCAEALCRAGVGTLTLIDFDIVEKTDLNRQIIALNSTLGLPKVDVLADRLRDINSDTIIIKRHEFIDKNKAHAIALDANLDFIADCIDAIAYKTILIDSCNQSKKPIISSMGAGGRLDPTQVKISRMDKTQNCALAREMRKQLRRIHASLKFPVVHSTEVPIKALPHQAVRATDTAPAGRPRAVNGAISYMPNIFGLMMAGYIIQTLLKS, encoded by the coding sequence ATGAGTGGTAGCTGTGCACGAACTGAAATATTATTAGGTCAGCAAGGATTAGCACGATTAGCAGAATCTCATGTTTTAATTGTTGGTCTTGGTGGCGTTGGTGGCGTTTGTGCAGAAGCACTTTGTAGAGCTGGCGTGGGTACATTAACTCTAATTGACTTTGACATTGTAGAAAAAACAGACCTTAATCGTCAAATTATTGCACTTAATTCAACACTTGGACTGCCTAAAGTAGATGTACTGGCTGATAGATTACGTGATATCAACTCTGATACTATTATCATCAAGCGTCATGAATTTATAGATAAGAATAAAGCTCACGCCATTGCACTTGATGCCAATCTGGATTTTATTGCAGATTGTATTGATGCCATTGCTTATAAAACCATACTTATTGACAGTTGTAATCAATCCAAAAAACCTATTATTTCAAGTATGGGTGCGGGCGGAAGGCTTGATCCTACTCAAGTGAAAATTTCACGCATGGATAAAACCCAGAACTGTGCTTTAGCACGTGAAATGCGCAAGCAACTTAGACGTATTCACGCTTCACTTAAATTTCCCGTGGTACATTCAACAGAAGTGCCAATTAAGGCATTACCACATCAAGCAGTACGCGCAACTGACACCGCCCCTGCTGGTAGACCTAGAGCAGTGAATGGTGCAATCTCGTATATGCCTAATATTTTTGGGTTAATGATGGCAGGATATATTATTCAAACTCTGTTAAAATCATAA
- a CDS encoding TatD family hydrolase, whose amino-acid sequence MINSHAHLDFDHIHTIAENAVAIVPSVGKQNWQQVQVYPYFSLGIHPWLAESHTQQDLDALEYLIKCSNPIAIGECGLDFAKDIDRSQQLYIFECQLQLAETYKLPVIIHAVKATEEVILLLTKYPKVTGEIHGFSGSEAQAKTLAGMEFYLGFGLQILNDKSLKLRRIARNLALKSLLIETDDHANPNDLMLVAEKIAQLKQISVKNLSKQCDNNAILLFGLQ is encoded by the coding sequence ATGATTAACTCACATGCCCATTTGGACTTTGACCACATCCACACAATCGCTGAAAATGCAGTGGCAATTGTGCCTAGCGTAGGTAAACAAAACTGGCAACAGGTGCAAGTGTATCCATATTTTTCGTTGGGCATTCATCCTTGGTTGGCCGAATCGCACACCCAGCAAGATTTAGACGCCTTGGAATACTTGATTAAATGTAGCAATCCTATTGCCATTGGTGAGTGCGGGTTAGACTTTGCTAAAGACATTGATAGGAGTCAGCAACTGTATATTTTTGAATGCCAGTTACAATTGGCTGAAACTTACAAATTGCCAGTGATTATCCACGCAGTAAAAGCAACTGAGGAAGTGATATTGTTGTTAACAAAATACCCAAAAGTCACAGGTGAAATTCATGGCTTTTCAGGTAGTGAAGCGCAAGCTAAAACCTTGGCAGGTATGGAATTTTATTTAGGATTTGGGTTGCAAATTCTGAATGATAAATCTCTAAAATTAAGAAGAATTGCTCGAAACTTAGCGCTTAAATCGCTACTAATCGAAACAGATGACCACGCTAATCCGAATGACTTAATGCTAGTCGCTGAAAAAATCGCCCAACTAAAACAAATATCGGTAAAAAATTTGAGCAAGCAATGTGATAATAACGCCATTTTACTATTTGGATTGCAATAA
- a CDS encoding phosphoethanolamine transferase — translation MKFFQRVTATSLVLIVAIFLTTTGNFKFFSKVIEIYPLVDNIAFVASLLIWLLVFLVVGLLLVCYRYSAKPILILLLIASAIVAYFANNYSIIFDDNMIANSLESNVAESVDLFSFELIAYVILLGLMPSYWVYKVQIVKENFLQQLCSRLKVIVILLVIFVLIALTFSKSYTSLIRENKQLRLYINPTYYLYAIGKHINSKFETVTIPFKVIAQDALINRANDKKKLIIVVVGETARADRFSLNGYQRMTNPLLANENVISLSQMYSCGTDTAYSLPCMFSSLGRSDYTHVQGKNMSNALDILSCAGVEILWRDNNSSSKGVADRLTYQDFKSKRLNTVCNIECRDEGMLVGLQQYVDTYYDKDMLIVLHMMGSHGPAYYKRYPEKFKIFTPICETNQLNKCTNEQINNAYDNTIVYTDYFLSKTINFLKNNQSQFKTAMFYMSDHGESLGENGLYLHGMPYFIAPKAQIHVGSILWFSDEFSKDIDTELLNKKANTKLSHDGMFHTLLGLMNVDTLVYKEKLDYIRYIE, via the coding sequence ATGAAGTTTTTCCAAAGAGTAACGGCAACCAGTTTGGTGCTTATTGTTGCGATATTTTTGACCACAACAGGCAATTTTAAATTCTTCTCAAAGGTGATTGAGATTTATCCTTTGGTTGATAATATCGCATTTGTGGCTTCCTTATTAATCTGGTTGCTTGTATTTTTAGTGGTAGGATTGCTCTTGGTTTGCTATCGATATAGTGCCAAGCCAATATTAATCTTATTGCTTATTGCGTCAGCTATTGTTGCTTATTTTGCCAATAATTATAGCATCATCTTTGATGATAATATGATCGCTAATAGCTTAGAAAGCAATGTAGCAGAGTCGGTTGACTTATTTAGTTTTGAGCTAATTGCATATGTTATTTTGCTGGGGTTAATGCCTAGTTATTGGGTTTATAAGGTTCAAATTGTTAAAGAAAATTTTCTACAACAATTGTGTTCTAGATTAAAAGTGATTGTTATTTTGTTGGTTATATTTGTTCTAATAGCTTTGACGTTTTCTAAATCGTACACTTCTCTTATTCGAGAAAATAAGCAGCTGCGCTTATATATTAATCCAACTTATTATCTATATGCCATTGGTAAACACATCAATTCAAAATTTGAAACTGTCACCATTCCTTTTAAGGTCATTGCTCAAGATGCGTTAATCAATCGAGCTAATGATAAGAAAAAGTTAATCATTGTGGTTGTTGGTGAAACAGCTAGGGCAGATCGTTTTTCTTTGAATGGATATCAAAGAATGACCAATCCTTTGCTGGCAAATGAAAATGTGATTAGTTTAAGCCAGATGTATTCTTGCGGTACGGACACTGCCTATTCATTGCCATGTATGTTTTCAAGCTTAGGTCGAAGTGACTACACACACGTCCAAGGTAAAAACATGAGTAATGCACTTGATATTTTAAGCTGTGCAGGTGTGGAAATTTTGTGGAGGGATAATAATTCTAGCTCAAAAGGTGTGGCAGATCGTCTCACTTATCAGGATTTTAAATCAAAGCGTTTGAATACAGTCTGTAATATTGAATGCAGAGATGAAGGCATGCTGGTTGGTTTACAACAATATGTGGATACTTATTATGATAAAGACATGCTTATTGTTTTACACATGATGGGCAGCCATGGCCCAGCATATTACAAACGCTATCCTGAAAAGTTTAAAATATTTACTCCTATATGTGAAACCAATCAGTTGAACAAATGCACCAATGAGCAAATTAACAATGCATATGACAATACTATTGTTTATACGGATTATTTTTTATCCAAAACAATCAATTTTTTAAAAAACAACCAAAGTCAATTTAAAACCGCTATGTTTTATATGAGTGATCATGGAGAATCTCTGGGTGAGAATGGACTATATCTGCACGGAATGCCCTATTTTATCGCACCTAAGGCGCAAATTCATGTTGGCTCAATTTTGTGGTTTAGTGATGAATTTTCTAAGGATATTGATACAGAATTGTTAAATAAAAAAGCAAACACCAAACTTTCTCATGATGGTATGTTTCACACATTGTTAGGGCTGATGAATGTCGATACCCTTGTTTACAAAGAAAAGTTGGATTACATTCGTTATATCGAATGA
- the rplM gene encoding 50S ribosomal protein L13 produces the protein MKTFSAKAHEVKRDWLLVDADGKTLGRLATQIASRLRGKHKPEYTPHTDTGDYIVIINASKIKVTGNKFEDKMYHHHTGYVGNLKSIAFKDLQAKKPEEIINKAVKGMLPKGPLGRDMFRKMKVFAGSEHTHSAQQPQVLDI, from the coding sequence ATGAAAACATTTAGCGCTAAAGCGCATGAAGTTAAAAGAGATTGGTTACTCGTTGACGCTGACGGTAAAACCTTAGGTCGTTTAGCAACGCAAATTGCCTCTCGTCTTCGTGGTAAGCACAAACCTGAATACACACCACACACGGATACGGGCGATTATATTGTTATTATCAACGCCTCAAAAATTAAGGTAACAGGTAATAAATTTGAAGACAAGATGTATCACCACCACACAGGTTATGTTGGTAACTTAAAATCAATTGCATTTAAAGATTTACAAGCCAAAAAGCCAGAGGAAATTATCAATAAAGCGGTGAAAGGCATGTTGCCAAAGGGTCCTTTAGGTAGAGACATGTTTAGAAAAATGAAAGTATTTGCAGGTAGCGAACACACACATAGTGCGCAACAACCTCAAGTTTTAGATATTTAA
- the rpsI gene encoding 30S ribosomal protein S9 encodes MAKTETYYATGRRKTSVARVYMTKGKGVFTVNRRPMNEYFGRETSSMIINQPLDTVEMRDKFDFNITVKGGGDTGQAGAIRLGVTRALMAYDNDLRGELRKAGFVTRDARIVERKKVGRKKARKSEQFSKR; translated from the coding sequence ATGGCAAAGACAGAAACTTATTACGCAACAGGCAGAAGAAAGACATCAGTAGCCCGTGTTTATATGACCAAAGGCAAAGGTGTTTTTACAGTTAACAGGCGCCCAATGAATGAATACTTTGGACGTGAAACCTCTTCAATGATCATCAATCAACCATTAGATACGGTTGAAATGAGAGATAAGTTTGATTTTAATATCACGGTCAAAGGCGGTGGTGACACAGGTCAGGCCGGTGCAATTAGACTGGGTGTGACTCGTGCATTAATGGCATATGATAATGATTTACGAGGCGAATTACGCAAAGCAGGCTTTGTAACACGTGATGCTAGAATTGTAGAGCGTAAAAAAGTCGGTCGCAAGAAAGCACGTAAGAGCGAGCAGTTCTCCAAGCGTTAA
- a CDS encoding histidine phosphatase family protein, with product MKLDLLRHGMPIGGRIYRGNQDDSLSKKGWQQMLDASQGKSWDYIASSPLMRCAEFAKYLSNNQSTHCKIFNNFKELGFGDWQGKSTDSIGQTLVDNFKLDPISHRPPNAENLYDFQARVLSSFKDIELHHTNESVLIVAHAGVIRVIKSYLLNLPIEKMFTMEVICASSERFDL from the coding sequence ATGAAACTAGACTTACTTAGGCATGGCATGCCTATTGGTGGTCGTATTTATCGTGGCAATCAAGATGACTCTCTTAGCAAAAAAGGCTGGCAACAAATGCTTGACGCTTCCCAAGGGAAATCATGGGATTATATTGCCAGTTCACCCTTGATGCGTTGTGCTGAATTTGCTAAGTATTTGTCTAACAATCAAAGTACGCATTGCAAAATTTTTAATAACTTTAAAGAGCTTGGTTTTGGTGATTGGCAGGGAAAAAGTACTGATTCTATTGGTCAGACATTGGTTGATAATTTTAAATTAGACCCTATTAGTCACCGACCACCTAATGCAGAAAACCTTTATGATTTTCAAGCACGAGTTTTGTCCTCCTTTAAAGACATTGAACTTCATCATACTAATGAATCGGTTTTAATTGTAGCGCACGCTGGTGTTATCCGAGTGATTAAATCCTATTTATTAAATCTACCCATTGAAAAAATGTTTACAATGGAGGTTATTTGTGCATCCAGTGAGCGCTTTGACCTTTAA
- a CDS encoding NAD(P)H-dependent glycerol-3-phosphate dehydrogenase gives MSKNLSIIGAGAWGSALAIALYDNFDTIYLHAHTQNEVKALKPKHPALPTPYPNNIKITCDFSKLQDVKDILIVTPSYAFSEVLEKIKPLINDAHQIAWGTKGFDTTKRCFLYESFERIFPNRNGCVISGPSFAFEVATNKPTALVVASVDKNTRNHFAKLIQTNTLRAYTNADIVGVEIGGSVKNILAIAAGIAAGLGYGINTQAALITRGLAEMSCLGISLGAKNSTFVGLSGLGDLVLTCSDDLSRNRRFGKELAFNHSIKSALANVGSTVEGLNTLELILSIANKEQVEMPICGQVYQVTQGKLTPTEAVNYLMSRKQTNE, from the coding sequence ATGAGTAAAAACCTCAGTATTATTGGTGCTGGCGCTTGGGGAAGTGCTCTAGCCATTGCCCTTTATGATAATTTTGATACAATTTATCTACACGCCCACACTCAAAACGAAGTCAAAGCATTAAAACCAAAACATCCTGCACTGCCCACACCCTATCCTAATAATATAAAAATTACCTGTGATTTTTCTAAATTACAAGACGTCAAAGATATACTAATTGTTACACCTAGTTATGCATTTTCTGAGGTATTAGAAAAAATAAAACCACTCATTAATGACGCTCATCAAATTGCTTGGGGTACTAAAGGTTTTGATACCACCAAGAGATGTTTTTTATATGAAAGTTTTGAGCGTATATTCCCCAATCGCAATGGCTGTGTTATCTCTGGACCAAGCTTTGCCTTTGAGGTGGCAACGAATAAACCTACTGCATTAGTCGTGGCATCCGTTGATAAAAACACCAGAAATCACTTTGCGAAATTAATACAAACAAACACCCTGCGTGCTTATACCAATGCTGATATTGTCGGTGTGGAGATTGGTGGGTCAGTTAAAAATATCTTAGCCATCGCTGCGGGTATCGCTGCAGGATTAGGTTATGGTATTAACACCCAAGCAGCATTGATTACTAGGGGTCTAGCAGAGATGTCATGCCTAGGGATAAGCCTTGGTGCAAAAAATTCTACCTTTGTTGGCTTGTCTGGTTTGGGAGATTTAGTGCTGACTTGTTCAGATGATTTATCCAGAAACAGAAGATTTGGTAAAGAATTGGCTTTTAATCATAGCATTAAAAGTGCACTAGCTAATGTGGGGAGTACAGTTGAAGGTCTTAATACACTTGAGCTTATTTTATCTATTGCCAATAAAGAGCAAGTGGAAATGCCAATTTGTGGACAAGTTTATCAGGTTACTCAAGGCAAGCTAACACCTACTGAAGCAGTCAACTATCTAATGTCTAGAAAGCAAACTAACGAATGA
- a CDS encoding glutaredoxin family protein encodes MEKNIIYCSDSCLFCQRAYQLLEKSGIPFKKYHVKNQGDWNEAKEKTGRETVPQVFINGSYRWI; translated from the coding sequence ATGGAAAAAAATATTATTTATTGCTCAGATTCTTGTCTTTTTTGCCAAAGAGCCTATCAATTACTTGAAAAAAGTGGTATTCCTTTCAAAAAATACCACGTTAAAAACCAAGGCGACTGGAATGAAGCCAAGGAAAAGACAGGTAGAGAAACCGTGCCACAAGTGTTTATTAATGGTTCATATAGGTGGATTTGA
- a CDS encoding rhodanese-like domain-containing protein, which translates to MEILEFLFVDEQMFTTITLILLIALLVGNIVVDKLKKYEDIDANGAVTLMDGNDLILLDVREEKERKAGYIAGDIHIPLASVKNKLSSLDKRKKVLVYCRNGSRSAHIAGLLTRNEFENVYSLKGGFQAWKKAKLPIKT; encoded by the coding sequence ATGGAAATACTTGAATTTTTATTTGTTGATGAACAAATGTTTACAACCATCACACTCATATTATTAATTGCTTTGCTTGTTGGCAATATTGTTGTTGATAAATTAAAAAAATATGAAGATATTGATGCCAATGGGGCAGTCACACTCATGGATGGTAACGACCTTATCCTATTAGATGTTAGGGAGGAAAAGGAGAGAAAGGCGGGGTATATTGCTGGTGATATTCACATCCCACTTGCCAGTGTTAAGAATAAATTGTCTTCATTGGATAAGCGTAAAAAGGTACTGGTATATTGTCGTAACGGCTCTCGTTCAGCACATATTGCTGGATTATTAACACGTAATGAGTTTGAAAATGTGTACAGTTTAAAAGGTGGTTTCCAGGCATGGAAAAAAGCCAAACTACCCATTAAAACTTAA
- a CDS encoding aminodeoxychorismate/anthranilate synthase component II, translating to MLLMIDNYDSFTYNLVQYFGELGQAVEVYRNDEITIQGIEKLAPEFLVISPGPCTPNEAGISIEAIKHFSKKIPILGVCLGFQAMVQAFGGHIIGAKKIMHGKVSSIHHINKGIFTNLKNPLNATRYHSLVAQQSTLPNCFEVTSWTKDNKGKMDEIMGVRHKELAIEGVQFHPESILTEQGHEMLDNFLTGKTL from the coding sequence ATGTTACTGATGATTGACAATTACGATTCATTTACCTATAACTTGGTGCAATATTTTGGCGAGTTGGGGCAGGCCGTTGAAGTGTATCGTAACGATGAAATTACAATACAAGGCATTGAAAAACTTGCACCTGAATTTTTGGTAATTTCACCAGGTCCATGTACACCAAATGAGGCGGGGATTTCAATTGAGGCTATTAAGCACTTTTCTAAGAAAATACCAATTTTAGGGGTTTGCTTAGGGTTTCAGGCTATGGTCCAGGCTTTTGGCGGGCATATTATTGGTGCAAAAAAAATTATGCACGGCAAGGTGTCCAGTATTCATCACATCAATAAAGGTATATTTACAAACCTTAAAAATCCACTCAATGCAACACGCTATCACTCGTTGGTAGCGCAGCAATCAACCCTGCCAAACTGTTTTGAGGTTACCTCATGGACTAAGGATAATAAGGGAAAGATGGACGAAATTATGGGCGTTAGGCACAAAGAACTTGCCATTGAAGGAGTGCAATTTCACCCGGAATCAATTTTGACTGAACAGGGTCATGAAATGTTGGACAATTTTTTAACAGGGAAAACTTTATAA
- the cmoA gene encoding carboxy-S-adenosyl-L-methionine synthase CmoA, translating into MRDNIFTKENDLVDFAFDAQVADVFDDMVKRSVPGYQSMIEMISLSVKTYGQDNTNYYDLGASTGATSIALGINNPHSNNQIIALDNSPDMVKKCQQNLAGKIDNVNVICGDILDMKFENTSIIVLNLTLQFIAPNNRQTLIDRIYKGLNKNGALIISEKIHFDNQQKQKQITKLHLDFKRANGYSELEIANKRQSIENILITDSKKTHFKRFNVAGFKNSICHFQCLNFASFLAVK; encoded by the coding sequence ATGCGCGATAATATTTTCACCAAAGAGAATGACTTAGTTGATTTCGCCTTTGATGCACAAGTGGCTGATGTATTTGATGACATGGTTAAACGCTCAGTACCTGGTTATCAATCTATGATCGAGATGATTAGCTTAAGTGTTAAAACTTATGGCCAAGACAATACTAATTATTATGACCTTGGCGCCTCAACAGGTGCTACTTCTATTGCACTGGGCATCAATAACCCACACTCAAATAATCAAATTATTGCCCTTGATAATTCACCAGACATGGTTAAAAAATGCCAGCAAAATTTAGCAGGTAAAATTGATAATGTTAATGTAATTTGTGGTGATATCCTTGATATGAAGTTTGAAAATACATCCATTATTGTGCTTAACCTCACCTTGCAATTTATTGCACCAAACAATAGACAAACCTTAATTGATAGAATTTATAAAGGTTTAAATAAAAATGGTGCGCTGATTATTTCTGAAAAAATTCATTTTGACAATCAACAAAAACAAAAACAAATCACCAAGTTACACTTGGACTTTAAACGCGCCAATGGTTATAGCGAGCTTGAGATTGCAAACAAACGTCAATCGATTGAAAATATACTAATAACGGATAGCAAGAAAACCCACTTTAAGCGGTTTAACGTAGCAGGCTTTAAAAATAGTATTTGTCATTTTCAGTGTCTTAACTTCGCTTCCTTTTTAGCGGTAAAATAG
- a CDS encoding chorismate--pyruvate lyase family protein has translation MINTKNLIWSNLNQVSNIPNHVLTWLDDHQSLTAKLKQKFNHFSINVLSQAESLVHADETELLNWNGQSIVREVELLGDDQVVVFARSIIPITNDTQNLLKIGNKPLGEVLFNDKNIKRSQLQITHTHGTWGRRSIFTIGSTQVLVSEFFIKNLYAV, from the coding sequence ATGATTAACACAAAAAACTTGATATGGTCAAACTTAAATCAAGTGAGCAATATACCTAATCACGTTCTTACTTGGCTTGATGACCACCAATCCTTAACCGCTAAATTAAAGCAGAAATTTAATCACTTTTCCATCAATGTTTTATCACAAGCGGAATCTCTTGTACATGCGGATGAAACAGAGTTACTTAACTGGAACGGCCAATCTATCGTGCGTGAAGTAGAGCTTTTAGGAGATGATCAGGTTGTTGTATTTGCTAGATCAATCATCCCCATCACTAACGACACACAAAACTTATTAAAAATTGGCAATAAGCCTTTAGGCGAGGTGTTGTTTAATGATAAAAATATTAAACGTAGTCAACTACAAATCACCCACACACATGGCACTTGGGGCAGAAGGTCTATTTTTACCATTGGCTCAACTCAAGTGTTGGTCAGTGAATTTTTTATAAAAAATTTATATGCCGTATAG
- the recG gene encoding ATP-dependent DNA helicase RecG: protein MHQLSDPIIALNGLGPKAQQKLNAIGIFNLEHLLFHLPTHYQDKTKLAKLNQVQVGDEALIQLTIERIKQVSTRRRQLLCYLSDSGHQGLLLRFFHFNQYQKQNFVRGDIIQCFGEIKISKNGLEMHHPEYRLISKGQTHLLEKTLSPIYALTANIHQAQMKKWIGIALETLQQSDLSDNFKNLANNSMPTLKQALNTLHHPKVNDNIEQIANFKHPSQQRLIIEELCAQRLSLLQLKDKRKSEKSNTFKIKSTLTKKILNALEFQLTQAQQRSIDEINSDLASNHPMLRLLQGDVGSGKTIVAVFACLQAIENGFQATIMAPTEILAAQHLQGFSNYLTPLGVNIAFLTGSQGAIQRTEQLEKINSGEAQIIIGTHALFQAQVIFDKLGLVIIDEQHKFGVHQRLSLVQKAHNTPHQLVMTATPIPRSLTMSAYADLDCSVIDELPPGRKPTKTIALGNDKKDKVIEKIKQICTTGNQVYWVCTLIEESEALRAESATNTHHYLQENLEELSVVLIHGKMHKDEKSTIMAQFSKGQIDVLVATTVIEVGVNVTNASLMVIENSERLGLAQLHQLRGRVGRGTDASICILMYQVPLSHSAFARLNTLRQTNDGFKIAQKDLELRGPGEILGTQQTGIANMKIANIVRDRYLLKQVHFYSKQFLKLSKDKQQALITRWITDDKSQYGNT from the coding sequence ATGCATCAATTATCTGACCCAATCATTGCATTAAATGGATTAGGTCCAAAAGCACAGCAAAAACTAAATGCCATTGGTATTTTTAATTTGGAGCATTTATTGTTTCATCTGCCAACGCACTATCAAGACAAAACCAAGCTAGCCAAACTAAATCAAGTTCAAGTAGGTGATGAGGCGTTAATTCAACTAACCATAGAGCGTATCAAACAAGTATCGACTCGCCGGCGACAACTGTTATGCTACTTATCTGATTCTGGTCATCAGGGCTTATTACTTCGATTTTTTCATTTTAATCAATATCAAAAACAAAACTTCGTTCGTGGCGATATCATCCAATGCTTTGGCGAGATAAAAATTAGCAAAAATGGCCTAGAAATGCACCATCCTGAATATCGATTAATCTCTAAAGGGCAGACTCATTTACTAGAAAAAACACTCAGTCCTATCTATGCATTAACTGCCAATATTCACCAAGCACAAATGAAAAAATGGATTGGTATTGCATTAGAAACTTTGCAACAATCAGACTTATCTGACAATTTTAAAAATCTAGCAAACAACTCTATGCCTACTCTTAAACAGGCCTTGAATACACTGCATCATCCTAAAGTTAATGATAATATCGAACAAATTGCTAATTTTAAGCACCCTTCACAACAACGCCTGATTATTGAAGAGTTGTGTGCACAACGACTTAGTTTACTCCAACTCAAAGATAAACGTAAATCCGAAAAATCTAACACCTTTAAGATTAAAAGCACTTTAACCAAAAAAATACTAAACGCCTTAGAGTTTCAACTAACACAAGCGCAGCAACGTAGCATTGATGAAATTAATTCAGATCTTGCATCGAACCATCCAATGCTCAGGCTATTGCAAGGTGATGTAGGCTCAGGAAAGACCATTGTGGCCGTATTTGCTTGTTTGCAAGCAATCGAAAATGGCTTTCAAGCAACTATTATGGCACCCACTGAAATACTTGCCGCACAACATTTACAGGGGTTTTCAAATTATTTAACCCCTTTGGGTGTTAATATTGCGTTTTTAACTGGTTCTCAAGGTGCAATACAAAGAACCGAACAACTTGAAAAAATTAACTCAGGCGAAGCACAAATTATCATCGGCACCCATGCATTGTTCCAAGCCCAAGTTATTTTTGATAAATTAGGCTTAGTAATTATTGACGAACAACATAAATTCGGTGTGCATCAACGCTTATCCCTTGTACAAAAAGCACACAACACGCCCCATCAACTGGTCATGACTGCTACCCCTATTCCAAGATCATTAACCATGAGTGCCTATGCAGATTTAGATTGTTCAGTGATTGATGAATTACCCCCTGGCAGAAAACCTACTAAAACCATTGCACTTGGCAATGATAAAAAAGACAAAGTGATTGAAAAAATCAAACAAATTTGTACTACTGGCAATCAAGTGTATTGGGTATGCACACTGATTGAAGAATCAGAAGCGCTTCGTGCTGAATCTGCCACTAATACTCATCACTATTTACAGGAAAATCTAGAAGAATTAAGCGTAGTGCTAATTCATGGAAAGATGCACAAGGATGAAAAGTCCACCATTATGGCGCAATTTTCCAAAGGACAGATTGATGTTTTGGTCGCCACCACAGTCATTGAAGTGGGTGTAAATGTCACAAATGCTTCACTCATGGTCATTGAAAACTCTGAAAGACTGGGACTTGCACAATTACACCAATTACGTGGTCGTGTAGGGCGAGGCACTGACGCTAGCATTTGTATTTTGATGTATCAGGTGCCACTCAGTCACAGTGCTTTTGCACGACTTAACACCCTAAGGCAGACAAACGATGGCTTTAAAATTGCACAAAAAGACTTAGAGCTTCGTGGCCCTGGTGAAATTCTAGGCACACAGCAAACAGGCATTGCTAATATGAAAATCGCCAATATTGTGCGTGATAGATATTTACTTAAACAAGTGCATTTTTACTCAAAACAATTCTTAAAATTAAGTAAAGACAAGCAACAAGCACTTATTACTCGTTGGATTACTGATGATAAAAGCCAATATGGCAATACTTAA
- a CDS encoding RidA family protein, whose translation MQKHIISTSKAPKAIGTYSQAVCITGGSSVYLSGQIPLIPETMEIVSGGIGEQINQVFKNLMAVCQKSNGDLKDIVKLNIYLTDLNNFPKVNEIMSTYFDEPYPARAVLGVNELPKGSMVEMDGIMMIGPCDYTY comes from the coding sequence ATGCAAAAACATATTATTTCAACTAGCAAAGCCCCTAAAGCAATTGGCACTTACTCTCAAGCAGTGTGCATTACTGGTGGCTCCAGCGTTTATTTATCTGGGCAGATTCCTCTAATACCAGAAACAATGGAAATAGTCAGCGGTGGTATTGGTGAACAAATTAATCAAGTGTTTAAAAATCTAATGGCTGTTTGTCAAAAATCTAATGGCGACTTAAAAGATATTGTCAAGCTTAATATCTATCTCACTGATCTTAACAATTTTCCAAAAGTTAATGAAATTATGTCCACCTATTTTGACGAGCCTTATCCCGCGCGTGCAGTGCTTGGTGTTAATGAATTACCCAAAGGCTCAATGGTAGAAATGGATGGAATTATGATGATAGGGCCCTGTGATTACACTTACTAA